Proteins found in one Atribacterota bacterium genomic segment:
- the argS gene encoding arginine--tRNA ligase: MDNSITEIIKLKVQEVLQDVFPQEGKEVEVVIEPTKDARHGDFATNLAFLLSRRLRRSPHDIAHLLEKPMQGKLQEIARVEIAGLGFINFFLHDRFLLSLLLEVLEEKERFGDLQLGNGKRVQVEFVSVNPTGPLHVGHGKCAAFGDALARILAKAGFTVEKEYYINDAGRQIDLLGMSLEARCRQILGEDVEVPEDGYRGEYLLDIARMFLAEKGREPLNFPEEERKSIFKDFAVEKILKGIRADLDRFRVFFDVWFSERALYQDGAVEVVLKVLSERGYIYKQDGALWLRTTLWGDDKDRVLIRENGMPTYFTSDIAYHWNKWQRGFSRVIDVWGADHHGYVPRMQAAMLALGLPQDFLEVFIVQFVTLLRGGQPERMSTRQGEFVPLKDLLDEVGVDVARYYFLMRDPATHLEFDVEEAKRKSMDNPVYYVQYAHARISSLFKEAEKRKIKVIPFEEVTDLGFQSQEEKEIAKKIIYFKEVVRNAALLRQPYLVCNYLQDLSALFHSFYNLHRILEEEDIRRTSFRLGLCLATQIILKNGFSLLGISAPDSM; this comes from the coding sequence ATGGATAATTCAATTACAGAAATAATCAAGTTAAAGGTGCAGGAAGTTCTTCAGGATGTCTTTCCCCAAGAGGGGAAAGAAGTAGAGGTGGTGATTGAACCCACCAAAGACGCAAGACATGGCGATTTTGCAACGAATTTGGCATTTTTGCTTTCGCGCCGTCTCAGAAGGTCCCCGCATGATATTGCTCATCTTTTGGAAAAGCCTATGCAGGGGAAGTTGCAGGAAATAGCCAGAGTAGAAATCGCCGGACTCGGTTTTATCAATTTCTTTCTTCATGATCGTTTTCTCCTTTCGCTTCTGCTTGAAGTGCTGGAAGAAAAAGAACGATTTGGAGACTTGCAGCTGGGAAATGGGAAAAGGGTTCAGGTGGAATTTGTGAGTGTCAACCCCACTGGACCCCTTCATGTCGGGCATGGAAAATGTGCGGCTTTTGGGGATGCGCTGGCACGAATTCTTGCTAAAGCCGGTTTCACTGTAGAAAAGGAATATTATATTAACGATGCTGGGAGACAGATTGACCTTTTGGGTATGTCTCTGGAAGCCCGTTGCAGACAAATTTTGGGAGAAGATGTAGAAGTTCCTGAAGATGGGTACAGAGGTGAGTATCTCCTGGATATTGCTCGTATGTTCCTGGCAGAAAAGGGCCGAGAACCACTGAATTTCCCAGAGGAGGAAAGAAAAAGTATTTTTAAGGACTTTGCTGTAGAAAAGATTCTGAAAGGAATCCGGGCCGATCTCGATCGTTTTCGGGTATTTTTTGATGTCTGGTTTAGCGAACGGGCGCTCTATCAGGATGGAGCAGTAGAAGTGGTGTTAAAGGTTTTATCTGAGCGAGGGTATATCTATAAACAGGATGGTGCTTTGTGGCTTCGAACCACTCTCTGGGGAGATGATAAAGACCGAGTTTTGATTCGAGAGAACGGGATGCCGACCTACTTTACTTCTGATATTGCCTATCACTGGAACAAATGGCAAAGAGGATTTAGTCGGGTTATCGACGTCTGGGGAGCTGATCATCATGGGTATGTGCCCAGAATGCAGGCGGCCATGCTTGCCCTGGGTCTTCCTCAAGATTTCCTGGAGGTTTTTATTGTTCAATTTGTGACGCTTTTGCGTGGAGGACAGCCAGAACGGATGTCAACTCGCCAGGGAGAATTTGTGCCCTTGAAGGATCTTTTGGACGAGGTTGGGGTGGACGTGGCTCGCTATTATTTTCTCATGCGTGATCCGGCAACCCATCTTGAGTTCGATGTTGAAGAGGCAAAGAGAAAGTCAATGGACAATCCTGTGTATTACGTTCAGTACGCCCATGCGAGGATATCTTCGCTCTTCAAAGAAGCTGAAAAACGCAAAATCAAGGTGATACCTTTTGAAGAAGTTACGGATCTAGGATTTCAGAGTCAGGAGGAGAAAGAAATCGCCAAAAAAATTATCTATTTCAAAGAAGTGGTAAGAAATGCTGCTTTACTTCGCCAACCCTACCTTGTCTGTAATTATCTTCAGGATTTATCTGCATTGTTTCATTCCTTCTATAATCTCCATCGCATTCTGGAAGAAGAAGACATTCGTCGAACTTCCTTCCGTCTGGGACTGTGTCTTGCGACACAGATTATTTTGAAAAATGGATTTTCTCTTCTTGGCATTTCAGCACCAGACAGTATGTAG
- a CDS encoding CTP synthase, translating into MSNKDGKYIFVTGGVVSSLGKGITAASLGRILKSRGFKITMQKFDPYINVDAGTMNPYQHGEVFVTYDGGETDLDLGHYERFIDEELSKLSNVTTGKIYSSVITKERRGDFLGATVQVIPHITNQIKEEIFALRERSAADVSIVEIGGTVGDIEGLPFLEAIRQIKNDIGKDNCLYVHVTLVPFIEAAGELKSKPTQHSVKELRSIGIQPDVIVCRSSHPMTPEVMSKIALFCDIEKEAIIPLRDVRSIYEVPLVLEERGVGDWVLSRLNMPSVEKDLKEWSQMVSRMWAFRGEVTIGLVGKYVESKDAYLSICEALKHGGIALGLRVNIKPIEAELLTENNVDMHLLGLDGILVPGGFGQRGIEGKIIAVQYAREREIPFLGICLGMQVAVIEFARNVLGFREAHSTEFNPHTPYPVIDLMPAQRETRDLGGTMRLGNYRCVLSNQSSTYSLYRHGEIQERHRHRYELNNDFVEKLEQKGMIMAGINPEYQVAEIIELRNHPFFVGVQFHPEFKSRPNRVHPLFYGFVRASYEHRIREKGD; encoded by the coding sequence ATGAGTAATAAAGATGGCAAATATATTTTTGTAACTGGTGGCGTGGTTTCTTCCCTGGGTAAGGGTATTACTGCGGCTTCGCTGGGGAGGATATTGAAAAGCAGAGGTTTTAAAATTACTATGCAAAAGTTTGACCCGTACATCAATGTTGATGCCGGGACCATGAATCCCTATCAACACGGTGAGGTCTTTGTTACCTATGACGGAGGTGAAACGGATTTAGACCTGGGCCATTACGAACGGTTTATCGATGAAGAGCTATCCAAGCTGAGTAACGTCACCACGGGCAAAATTTATAGTTCTGTGATCACCAAGGAACGACGAGGAGATTTTTTGGGAGCCACTGTTCAGGTAATTCCTCATATTACCAATCAAATTAAGGAGGAGATTTTTGCTCTTCGTGAACGGAGTGCAGCTGATGTGTCCATCGTTGAAATTGGAGGAACGGTCGGAGATATTGAGGGGTTACCCTTTTTGGAAGCGATACGACAGATCAAAAATGATATCGGCAAAGATAACTGTCTCTATGTCCATGTTACTCTGGTACCATTTATTGAGGCGGCAGGAGAACTGAAGTCAAAGCCCACTCAGCATAGTGTCAAAGAGTTACGCAGTATCGGGATTCAACCAGATGTGATTGTGTGTCGCTCTTCCCATCCTATGACTCCAGAAGTGATGTCTAAAATTGCCCTTTTTTGTGATATTGAAAAAGAAGCTATTATTCCCCTTCGAGATGTGCGTTCGATTTATGAAGTCCCTCTGGTGCTGGAGGAGAGAGGGGTAGGAGATTGGGTTTTATCGAGACTGAACATGCCTTCTGTAGAGAAAGACTTGAAAGAATGGTCCCAAATGGTTTCGAGAATGTGGGCTTTTCGGGGTGAGGTCACCATAGGTCTCGTGGGAAAATACGTGGAGTCCAAAGATGCCTATTTAAGTATTTGTGAAGCATTGAAACATGGGGGCATCGCTCTGGGTTTACGAGTCAATATCAAGCCCATTGAAGCCGAACTCCTTACGGAGAACAATGTGGATATGCACCTGTTAGGGCTAGATGGTATACTTGTTCCCGGGGGATTTGGGCAGCGAGGAATAGAGGGGAAAATTATTGCTGTACAGTATGCTCGGGAGAGGGAAATTCCTTTTTTGGGGATATGCCTCGGCATGCAGGTTGCAGTCATCGAATTTGCTCGTAACGTCTTAGGTTTCCGCGAAGCTCATTCCACGGAATTTAACCCCCATACTCCGTATCCAGTTATAGACCTTATGCCTGCGCAGAGAGAAACCCGGGATCTGGGTGGAACCATGCGTTTGGGAAATTATCGCTGTGTCCTGTCTAATCAATCTTCGACGTATTCCCTTTATCGGCATGGAGAAATTCAGGAAAGACACCGCCATCGCTATGAACTCAACAACGATTTTGTAGAAAAATTGGAACAGAAAGGGATGATTATGGCGGGTATCAATCCTGAGTACCAAGTCGCAGAAATTATTGAGCTTAGAAACCATCCTTTTTTTGTTGGAGTACAATTTCATCCTGAGTTTAAATCAAGACCCAATCGTGTTCATCCGCTCTTTTACGGTTTTGTCCGGGCTTCTTACGAACACAGAATACGGGAGAAGGGAGATTGA